From Nymphalis io chromosome 12, ilAglIoxx1.1, whole genome shotgun sequence, a single genomic window includes:
- the LOC126772234 gene encoding uncharacterized oxidoreductase YtbE-like isoform X2, giving the protein MPGEGNLGDVKFILRNGVKMPAVGLGTFRIRNSEVLYRTVDYALEAGYRLFDTAAVYQNELFLGYALRKLLPKHGLTREDVFITTKLGKSDLSGDRVADAFKKSSDNIGLDYIDLYLIHFPGAANINAQNPKNAVLRVEAWKEIIKLYDQGKAKAIGVSNFTIKHLTELAEATDVEPMVNQIEWHPHYYQDDMLQYCESHNIRIQAYCSFGGLAVSNNTLMEESIVREIYGKYKATPAQVLLAWSLQRGVAVIPKSLTPHRIKSNIQINFRLSQEDLVRLDSLGKANIKYAWDPHNIA; this is encoded by the exons ATGCCAGGCGAAGGTAATCTTGGTGATGTAAAATTTATCTTAAGAAATGGCGTCAAAATGCCCGCTGTTGGAT tGGGAACATTCCGTATTCGTAACAGTGAGGTTCTATATAGGACAGTAGATTATGCTTTGGAGGCTGGATATCGTTTATTTG ATACCGCAGCAGTTTATCAAAATGAACTATTCCTGGGATATGCTCTGCGAAAGCTATTGCCGAAACACGGCCTAACACGAGAAGACGTATTTATTACAACTAAATTAGGcaagt cTGATCTTAGCGGTGACCGTGTCGCAGATGCATTTAAAAAGTCCTCAGATAATATAGGCTTGGACTATATTGATTTGTATCTGATCCACTTCCCAGGTGCAGCAAATATAAATGCACAAAATCCGAAAAATGCGGTATTACGCGTTGAAGCCTGGAAGGAAATTATCAAACTTTATGACCAAGGTAAAGCGAAGGCCATTGGTGTgtcaaattttacaataaaacatttaacggAATTGGCCGAAGCTACCGATGTAGAACCTATGGTGAATCAG ATTGAGTGGCACCCGCACTATTACCAAGACGACATGCTGCAATATTGCGAAAGTCATAACATACGAATACAAGCGTATTGCTCCTTCGGCGGATTAGCTGTAAGCAATAATACTCTAATGGAGGAGAGTATTGTGAGGGAAATATATGGCAAATACAAAGCAACCCCCGCCCAGGTATTGCTGGCGTGGTCTTTACAACGAGGAGTGGCTGTTATCCCCAAATCCTTGACACCGCACCGAATAAAATCGaacattcaaattaattttagattatCTCAAGAAGATCTGGTGCGACTTGACTCCTTAGGAAAAGCTAACATTAAATATGCTTGGGATCCGCATAATATTGCATGA
- the LOC126772234 gene encoding uncharacterized oxidoreductase YtbE-like isoform X1 — MPGEGNLGDVKFILRNGVKMPAVGLGTFRIRNSEVLYRTVDYALEAGYRLFDTAAVYQNELFLGYALRKLLPKHGLTREDVFITTKLAPADLSGDRVADAFKKSSDNIGLDYIDLYLIHFPGAANINAQNPKNAVLRVEAWKEIIKLYDQGKAKAIGVSNFTIKHLTELAEATDVEPMVNQIEWHPHYYQDDMLQYCESHNIRIQAYCSFGGLAVSNNTLMEESIVREIYGKYKATPAQVLLAWSLQRGVAVIPKSLTPHRIKSNIQINFRLSQEDLVRLDSLGKANIKYAWDPHNIA; from the exons ATGCCAGGCGAAGGTAATCTTGGTGATGTAAAATTTATCTTAAGAAATGGCGTCAAAATGCCCGCTGTTGGAT tGGGAACATTCCGTATTCGTAACAGTGAGGTTCTATATAGGACAGTAGATTATGCTTTGGAGGCTGGATATCGTTTATTTG ATACCGCAGCAGTTTATCAAAATGAACTATTCCTGGGATATGCTCTGCGAAAGCTATTGCCGAAACACGGCCTAACACGAGAAGACGTATTTATTACAACTAAATTAG cgccagcTGATCTTAGCGGTGACCGTGTCGCAGATGCATTTAAAAAGTCCTCAGATAATATAGGCTTGGACTATATTGATTTGTATCTGATCCACTTCCCAGGTGCAGCAAATATAAATGCACAAAATCCGAAAAATGCGGTATTACGCGTTGAAGCCTGGAAGGAAATTATCAAACTTTATGACCAAGGTAAAGCGAAGGCCATTGGTGTgtcaaattttacaataaaacatttaacggAATTGGCCGAAGCTACCGATGTAGAACCTATGGTGAATCAG ATTGAGTGGCACCCGCACTATTACCAAGACGACATGCTGCAATATTGCGAAAGTCATAACATACGAATACAAGCGTATTGCTCCTTCGGCGGATTAGCTGTAAGCAATAATACTCTAATGGAGGAGAGTATTGTGAGGGAAATATATGGCAAATACAAAGCAACCCCCGCCCAGGTATTGCTGGCGTGGTCTTTACAACGAGGAGTGGCTGTTATCCCCAAATCCTTGACACCGCACCGAATAAAATCGaacattcaaattaattttagattatCTCAAGAAGATCTGGTGCGACTTGACTCCTTAGGAAAAGCTAACATTAAATATGCTTGGGATCCGCATAATATTGCATGA